From Aliarcobacter butzleri, the proteins below share one genomic window:
- a CDS encoding response regulator transcription factor codes for MQKNFINKLSAFCVLYVEDENGIRSNIEEILKHLFKEVLSATDVNEAYNKYLQNKPDLIITDIKMKDKTGIELLKKIRETDSKIRIIITSAYTDLDYLLEATELHLIKYIVKPITNDKLMEALESFVKSYDENKIYNLDQNWIFDSSKSSVSNGKEDFILTKKESAFLKLLITKNRIITYEELENSVWDDDSIMTANAMRLFIKNLRKKLPDNFLKNMQGIGYYHNIRDKNT; via the coding sequence ATGCAAAAAAATTTTATAAATAAACTTAGTGCTTTTTGTGTTCTTTATGTTGAAGATGAAAATGGTATTAGAAGTAATATAGAAGAGATATTAAAACACCTTTTTAAAGAAGTTTTGAGTGCTACTGATGTAAATGAAGCATATAATAAATATTTACAAAATAAACCAGATTTAATCATAACTGATATAAAAATGAAAGATAAAACAGGAATTGAATTACTTAAAAAAATTAGAGAAACAGATTCTAAAATAAGGATTATTATCACTTCTGCATATACTGATTTGGATTATTTATTAGAAGCTACTGAGCTACATCTAATAAAATATATTGTCAAACCAATAACAAATGATAAACTTATGGAAGCTTTAGAATCTTTTGTAAAATCTTATGATGAAAATAAAATATATAATCTTGATCAAAATTGGATTTTTGACTCAAGTAAATCTAGTGTTTCAAATGGAAAAGAGGACTTTATTCTTACAAAAAAAGAGTCGGCTTTTTTAAAGTTACTTATTACTAAAAATAGAATAATTACTTATGAAGAACTTGAAAATTCAGTTTGGGATGATGATTCTATTATGACGGCAAATGCAATGAGATTATTTATTAAAAATTTAAGAAAAAAATTACCTGACAATTTTTTGAAGAATATGCAAGGAATAGGTTATTATCATAATATAAGAGATAAAAACACTTAA
- the rraA gene encoding ribonuclease E activity regulator RraA, with translation MNTQTADLCDNNREKKIEVLSAKFKNYGGLKEFSGQIVTLKLDKSNWQLLEMLRDEDGEGKIVVVDNSEEFFGVVGDKLMTFAKNNNWRAIILNGYVRDIDETKNIDVGLFAIGTCPLRNFEKTESFRDIELNFGGVTFNSGDYLYADNDGVIISKDKLL, from the coding sequence ATGAATACACAAACAGCAGACTTATGCGACAATAATAGAGAAAAAAAAATAGAAGTTCTATCTGCAAAATTTAAGAATTATGGTGGATTAAAAGAATTTTCAGGACAAATAGTAACTTTAAAACTTGACAAAAGCAATTGGCAATTACTTGAAATGTTAAGAGATGAAGATGGTGAAGGAAAAATCGTAGTTGTTGATAATAGTGAAGAATTTTTTGGAGTTGTTGGAGATAAATTAATGACATTTGCAAAAAACAATAATTGGAGAGCAATTATTTTAAACGGATATGTAAGAGATATAGATGAAACAAAAAATATTGATGTTGGTCTTTTTGCAATAGGAACTTGTCCTTTAAGAAATTTTGAGAAAACAGAATCTTTTAGAGATATAGAATTAAATTTTGGAGGAGTAACTTTTAATAGTGGAGATTATCTTTATGCTGATAATGATGGAGTTATTATTTCAAAAGATAAATTATTATAA
- a CDS encoding TRAP transporter large permease → MVIATLFILLFGLMLIGVPVAVALGASTLVSAFLFTNLDLMGTASHIFDGLNKYTLMAIPMFVLAGSLLSKGSAATRIINFAKSLVGHLPGGLPIAAILASIIFAAISGSSPATVAAIGSVMYGAIKQAGYNEQFAIGTITTSGTLGILIPPSVVFIVYGVSADESIGKLFMAGVIPGLMIGGMMMIATYILARKNGFKAGKMASLKEIVIAFKESFWALLIIFVVIGGIYGGIFTPTEAGAVSVMYAFFISFFVYKDIKMKDLHKIALDSAQTSSMIFFIIANAMIFAHFLTDEQIPQQITQMIIEADVSPLMFLLIVNILLLVMGQFMEPSSVVMITVPLLLPIGIALGIDPIHLGVIMVVNMEIGMLTPPVGLNLFVASGITGLSMGQVIKASLPMTVVLLIGLMLITYIPAISLWLPNLMFG, encoded by the coding sequence ATGGTTATAGCTACACTTTTTATTTTACTTTTTGGCTTAATGCTAATAGGAGTTCCTGTTGCAGTAGCACTTGGGGCTAGTACATTAGTTTCAGCATTTTTATTCACAAATTTAGATTTAATGGGAACAGCTTCTCATATTTTTGATGGATTAAATAAGTATACTCTTATGGCAATTCCTATGTTTGTTTTAGCAGGTTCACTACTATCAAAAGGAAGTGCCGCAACTAGAATTATTAATTTTGCAAAAAGTTTAGTTGGACATTTACCAGGTGGTTTACCAATTGCAGCTATTTTAGCATCAATTATATTTGCAGCTATTAGTGGAAGTTCTCCTGCAACAGTTGCTGCTATTGGTTCTGTTATGTATGGAGCTATCAAACAAGCTGGATATAATGAGCAATTTGCTATTGGAACAATCACAACTTCTGGAACTTTAGGTATCTTAATTCCACCTTCAGTTGTATTTATCGTGTATGGTGTAAGTGCTGATGAGTCTATTGGAAAACTATTCATGGCAGGAGTAATTCCTGGTCTTATGATAGGTGGAATGATGATGATAGCGACATATATTCTAGCTAGAAAAAATGGTTTTAAAGCTGGAAAAATGGCTAGTCTTAAAGAAATAGTTATTGCTTTTAAAGAATCATTTTGGGCATTATTAATTATTTTTGTTGTTATTGGTGGAATCTATGGTGGAATATTTACACCAACTGAAGCTGGTGCTGTAAGTGTTATGTATGCATTTTTTATCTCTTTCTTTGTATATAAAGATATAAAAATGAAAGATTTACATAAAATTGCATTAGATTCAGCACAAACAAGTTCTATGATTTTCTTTATCATTGCAAATGCTATGATTTTTGCACACTTTTTAACAGATGAGCAAATTCCTCAACAAATTACTCAAATGATAATAGAAGCAGATGTAAGTCCTTTAATGTTCTTGCTTATTGTAAATATTTTACTTTTAGTAATGGGACAATTTATGGAACCTAGTTCTGTTGTAATGATAACAGTTCCTTTATTGCTTCCAATTGGGATTGCTTTAGGAATTGATCCTATTCATCTTGGTGTTATCATGGTTGTAAATATGGAAATAGGTATGCTTACTCCACCTGTCGGATTAAATTTATTCGTCGCAAGTGGAATAACAGGATTGAGTATGGGACAAGTTATAAAAGCTTCATTACCAATGACAGTAGTTTTATTAATTGGATTAATGTTGATAACTTATATTCCAGCAATTTCTCTTTGGCTTCCAAATTTAATGTTTGGATAA
- a CDS encoding cache domain-containing protein, translating into MNLSMENNLSKSIIFTFIVIMSSMIFAISYFYVNNTYDDFEIEMNKFVEEYYLNKRITLKKEINTIFDILNYNTNKSNLTDEQEKAEAIKLLNNVTFEENKSNYFFVYEVKNMQGGDNFAILVVNPNRPDLVGQLISTNYKDADGKKFREEFLKDIRETGESYTQYAYKKPDSNESKHKLSYFKYYEKWNWIISAGIYTDDIENEIEIKRQDLQKKVKNQVAQNIILFLMFLSIAILISIAISQKIDLTLMNYEKKVKANAKELEELNQFLEEKVKEEIEKNREKEQLLVQKSKFIALGEMISNIAHQWRQPLSELSSILMFIKFKYSINALDKETMEKKSQEADRVLEFMSHTIDDFRNFFIPKKEKEEFNLLKEVQLVINIISSTLDNYNIKIEINIDKDLKIISYLNEYKQVVLNILNNAKDVLIDKEIKNPLIKLTANEDTNYVILNIEDNGGGVFVEPKSKIFEPYFTTKENSNGTGIGLYMSKIIVEKNMKGNLKVENTNKGAKFSIHIPKSSF; encoded by the coding sequence TTGAATTTATCAATGGAAAATAATTTATCAAAAAGTATAATATTTACCTTTATTGTAATAATGTCTTCAATGATATTTGCAATATCTTATTTTTATGTAAATAATACTTATGATGATTTTGAAATAGAAATGAATAAATTTGTTGAAGAATATTATTTAAATAAAAGAATAACTCTAAAAAAAGAGATAAATACAATATTTGATATATTAAATTACAACACTAACAAATCAAATTTAACTGACGAACAAGAAAAAGCTGAAGCAATAAAACTATTAAATAATGTAACTTTTGAAGAAAATAAAAGCAACTATTTTTTTGTTTATGAAGTTAAAAATATGCAAGGTGGTGATAATTTTGCAATACTTGTTGTAAATCCGAATAGACCAGATTTAGTTGGACAATTAATATCAACTAATTATAAAGATGCTGATGGGAAAAAGTTTAGAGAAGAGTTTTTAAAAGATATAAGAGAAACTGGTGAATCATATACACAATATGCTTATAAAAAACCTGATTCTAATGAATCAAAGCACAAACTCTCATATTTCAAATATTATGAAAAATGGAATTGGATAATTTCTGCTGGAATATATACCGATGATATTGAAAATGAAATAGAGATAAAAAGACAAGATTTACAAAAAAAAGTAAAAAATCAAGTTGCTCAAAACATAATACTATTTTTGATGTTTTTATCGATTGCAATTTTAATTTCAATAGCAATTTCACAAAAAATTGATTTAACTTTAATGAATTATGAAAAAAAAGTAAAAGCAAATGCAAAAGAATTAGAAGAATTAAATCAATTTTTAGAAGAAAAAGTAAAAGAAGAAATTGAAAAAAATAGAGAAAAAGAACAACTTTTAGTTCAAAAATCAAAATTTATAGCTTTAGGAGAGATGATTTCAAACATAGCACATCAGTGGAGACAACCACTAAGTGAACTATCTTCTATATTAATGTTCATAAAATTTAAATATAGTATAAATGCTCTTGATAAAGAAACTATGGAAAAAAAATCACAAGAAGCAGATAGAGTTTTAGAATTTATGTCTCATACAATAGATGACTTTAGAAATTTTTTTATACCTAAAAAAGAGAAAGAAGAGTTTAATTTATTAAAAGAAGTTCAATTAGTAATTAATATTATTTCAAGTACTTTAGATAACTACAACATAAAAATAGAAATAAATATAGATAAAGATCTTAAAATAATCTCTTATTTAAATGAGTATAAACAAGTTGTTCTAAATATTTTAAATAATGCAAAAGATGTTTTAATTGATAAAGAGATAAAAAATCCTCTAATAAAACTAACAGCAAATGAAGATACAAATTATGTAATTTTAAATATAGAAGATAATGGTGGAGGAGTATTTGTTGAACCAAAAAGTAAAATATTTGAACCATATTTTACTACAAAAGAGAATAGTAATGGAACAGGAATAGGTCTTTATATGTCAAAAATAATAGTTGAAAAAAATATGAAAGGAAATCTAAAAGTAGAAAATACGAATAAAGGAGCTAAATTCTCTATTCATATTCCTAAAAGCAGTTTTTAA